Proteins from a single region of bacterium:
- a CDS encoding PilZ domain-containing protein — MKKIARPQAKVGNKRTNRRVVMVKSVKGRLAEAGREGEEFRAQLVNVSSTGAQIYSNKVMDNGTRVVLDLDSLDGSHTVSYEGKVVWVRKNPMKTMGRFAYGINYEKMTQEHVRFLETNYSLTPDTGA; from the coding sequence GCAACAAAAGGACCAACCGTCGAGTGGTCATGGTCAAGTCCGTCAAGGGTCGCTTGGCCGAGGCGGGCCGGGAAGGCGAGGAGTTCCGGGCCCAGCTGGTGAATGTCAGCTCCACCGGGGCCCAGATCTATTCCAACAAGGTCATGGACAACGGCACCCGGGTCGTCCTCGACCTGGATTCCCTCGACGGAAGCCACACGGTCAGTTACGAGGGGAAAGTGGTCTGGGTCCGGAAGAACCCGATGAAGACCATGGGCCGTTTCGCCTACGGGATCAATTACGAAAAAATGACCCAGGAACACGTCCGTTTCCTGGAGACCAATTACTCCCTCACGCCCGATACCGGCGCCTGA
- a CDS encoding STAS domain-containing protein yields the protein MANLTVDVSEHPQNHEITLLAVKGFIDTTTAPEFERTFHTVLNDKKFKLVVDLKDVNYISSAGWGIFISEIKRIRGQKGDLVLVGMNPEVAEVFELLEFNTILKSFPNVEMALKKGF from the coding sequence ATGGCCAATCTCACCGTCGACGTTTCTGAACATCCACAAAACCACGAGATCACACTTTTGGCGGTGAAAGGTTTCATCGATACGACCACGGCGCCCGAATTCGAACGGACCTTCCACACGGTCCTTAACGATAAGAAATTCAAACTGGTCGTGGACCTGAAGGACGTCAATTACATCAGCAGCGCCGGGTGGGGCATCTTCATCAGCGAGATCAAGCGGATCCGCGGGCAGAAAGGCGACCTGGTCCTAGTGGGGATGAACCCCGAGGTCGCCGAAGTATTCGAACTCCTGGAGTTCAACACCATCCTGAAATCGTTCCCGAACGTCGAAATGGCCCTGAAGAAGGGGTTCTGA
- a CDS encoding tetratricopeptide repeat protein: METATLNSVIEIEGKSFTVETRPVTGKNRLLSTVQLSGRTISQREFDLPEGMDEMAVRQFLQETHRNRSVEIESLFRLNRKVEEKPTADACWKIGVIFLSNGFYEDARQKFLKAVELDPKHLQAIKCFGITLTLLDDFEGAKATLSEARELGPSFADIYFHLGNVHLFKRELDEAVQCYLQALQINPRYADARLRLATSCVGYLSNSASQLHESKINELAERAKTEAETAAQLNPKVRNRNYLMATDLLRNRKYHQAFQSFLEVRPRYVPRIGDEIIFFFTLTLLYGSEGIDLQMTEQYIDKLTKVIEEYPHYADLHHHLGTAYLIKCRFDVGRSMKEFKKALDINPQFQKAISNMADAEELNKRVLAVLKKAIIPQGG, from the coding sequence ATGGAAACCGCAACGCTCAACTCCGTCATCGAGATCGAAGGGAAGAGTTTCACGGTCGAAACAAGGCCCGTCACGGGCAAGAACCGCCTTTTGTCCACCGTTCAGCTCTCGGGGCGCACCATTTCCCAGCGCGAGTTCGACCTTCCCGAGGGGATGGACGAGATGGCGGTGCGGCAGTTCCTCCAGGAGACCCACCGGAACCGCTCGGTGGAGATCGAGTCCCTCTTCCGTCTGAACCGGAAGGTCGAGGAAAAACCCACGGCGGACGCTTGCTGGAAGATCGGGGTCATTTTCCTTTCGAACGGTTTCTACGAAGATGCCCGCCAGAAGTTCCTGAAGGCGGTGGAGCTGGACCCCAAGCACCTGCAGGCCATCAAGTGTTTCGGCATCACCCTGACCCTCCTGGACGATTTCGAGGGGGCCAAGGCCACCCTGAGCGAAGCGAGGGAATTGGGGCCCTCCTTCGCCGACATCTATTTCCACCTCGGGAACGTCCACCTTTTCAAGCGGGAATTGGACGAGGCGGTCCAATGCTACCTGCAGGCCCTCCAGATCAACCCCCGTTACGCCGATGCCCGGCTCCGGCTGGCCACTTCCTGCGTGGGCTACCTTTCCAATTCGGCCAGCCAACTCCATGAATCCAAGATCAATGAATTGGCCGAAAGGGCGAAGACCGAGGCGGAGACCGCGGCCCAGTTGAACCCGAAGGTCCGCAACCGCAATTACCTCATGGCCACCGACCTATTGCGCAATCGAAAGTACCACCAGGCCTTCCAATCCTTCCTGGAGGTGAGGCCCCGCTACGTCCCCCGGATCGGGGATGAGATCATCTTCTTCTTCACCCTGACCCTTCTTTACGGGAGCGAGGGCATCGACCTGCAGATGACCGAGCAATACATCGACAAGTTGACCAAGGTGATCGAGGAGTATCCCCATTACGCCGACCTGCACCATCATTTGGGTACGGCCTACCTGATCAAGTGCCGTTTCGACGTGGGGCGTTCCATGAAGGAGTTCAAAAAGGCGCTGGACATCAATCCGCAGTTCCAAAAGGCCATCTCGAACATGGCGGATGCGGAGGAGCTGAACAAGAGGGTCTTGGCGGTCCTGAAAAAGGCGATCATCCCACAAGGGGGATGA